In a single window of the Danio rerio strain Tuebingen ecotype United States chromosome 20, GRCz12tu, whole genome shotgun sequence genome:
- the itpa gene encoding inosine triphosphate pyrophosphatase (The RefSeq protein has 2 substitutions compared to this genomic sequence) produces the protein MAVPTGRALVFVTGNAKKLEEVVQILGDKFPYKLISKKIDLPEYQGEPDDISIQKCKEAARQVDGPVLVEDTCLCFRALEGLPGPYIKWFLDKLKPEGLYKMLAGFEDKSAWALCTFAFCAGKEEPVQLFRGITEGHIVEPRGPRDFGWDPCFQPEGYDKTYAELPKEVKNSISHRYRALAALSEHFCQDNGAPETKRSKHQD, from the exons ATGGCAGTACCGACCGGTAGAGCGTTGGTTTTCGTTACCGGGAACGCGAAAAAGTTGGAAGAG GTAGTTCAAATCCTTGGTGACAAATTTCCCTACAAACTGATTTCTAAAAAGATTGACT TGCCTGAATATCAAGGTGAACCAGATGACATTTCCATACAGAAGTGTAAAGAAGCAGCAAGGCAG GTTGATGGGCCAGTGCTGGTAGAGGACACCTGTCTGTGCTTCAGAGCTTTAGAAGGACTGCCAGGACCTTACAT AAAATGGTTCTTGGATAAACTGAAGCCTGAAG GATTGTACAAAATGCTGGCGGGTTTTGAAGATAAATCAGCCTGGGCTCTGTGTACGTTTGCTTTCTGTGCTGGAAAAGAGGAGCCAGTTCAGCTGTTCAGAGGAATAACTGAG GGTCATATTGTTGAGCCCAGGGGTCCAAGAGATTTTGGGTGGGACCCCTGTTTCCAGCCTGAGGGCTATGACAAAAC TTATGCTGAGCTTCCTAAAGAAGTGAAGAACAGTATTTCTCATCGGTACCTCGCACTGGCAGCTCTGTCTGAACACTTCTGTCAGGAAAACGGCGCACCAGAGACCAAGCGCTCAAAACACCAGGACTAA